A region from the Geobacillus vulcani PSS1 genome encodes:
- the fliL gene encoding flagellar basal body-associated protein FliL yields MKGNKAIKTMIIVLAIIALAGTAALVSVMKMGHAEKQGAPSADELAERSIDIPEMTTNLADGRYIKISFKIETDSDEGKEEAEKRDFQMKDVIIEQLSQMKAADFKGKEGLTALKERLKREINGLMQEGRVKNVYITSFILQ; encoded by the coding sequence GTGAAAGGGAATAAAGCAATCAAAACGATGATCATTGTGCTGGCGATTATCGCTTTGGCTGGCACGGCGGCGCTTGTCTCGGTGATGAAGATGGGACATGCCGAGAAACAGGGGGCGCCAAGCGCCGATGAACTTGCAGAGCGGTCGATCGACATTCCGGAAATGACAACGAATTTAGCAGACGGGCGTTATATTAAAATCTCATTTAAAATTGAGACAGACAGCGATGAAGGAAAAGAAGAGGCGGAGAAACGCGATTTTCAGATGAAAGACGTGATCATCGAGCAACTCTCACAGATGAAAGCGGCTGACTTTAAAGGAAAGGAAGGGCTGACGGCGCTGAAAGAGCGGCTGAAGCGCGAGATCAACGGATTGATGCAAGAAGGGAGAGTGAAGAACGTCTACATTACCTCGTTTATCCTCCAGTAG
- the fliM gene encoding flagellar motor switch protein FliM has translation MTAGEVLSQSEIDALLAALSAGEMSAEELKKEEEGRRVKTYDFRRALRFSKDQIRSLTRIHENFARLLTTFFSAQLRTYVQISVASADQIPYEEFVRSIPKMTIINVFEVPPLDGHVLLEVNPNIAYAMLDRVMGGRGVGMDKVEHLTEIETRIMSNLFDKAFVHWRDAWESVAEVDPLFVDFEVNPQFLRMIAPNDTVVVISLNTQIGEARGMMNVCIPHVVLEPIMPRLSVHYWMQAQKKERSPEEAKRIEQRIRAAKLPIIAELGTAVITVNEFLQLEAGDVIQLEQSIHEPLVVKVGHIPKFIGQPGKRNKKLAVQILAMIEGDEDDHDE, from the coding sequence ATGACGGCCGGGGAAGTATTGTCGCAAAGCGAAATTGACGCGTTGCTCGCTGCGCTTTCTGCAGGGGAGATGAGCGCGGAGGAGTTGAAAAAAGAGGAGGAAGGGCGACGCGTCAAAACGTATGATTTCCGGCGGGCGCTCCGATTTTCCAAAGATCAAATCCGCAGCCTGACGCGCATTCATGAGAATTTCGCCCGCCTGCTGACAACGTTTTTTTCCGCTCAGTTGCGCACGTATGTGCAAATTTCGGTTGCATCAGCCGACCAAATTCCATACGAAGAATTTGTTCGCTCCATCCCAAAAATGACGATCATCAATGTCTTTGAGGTGCCGCCGCTTGACGGACATGTCCTTTTGGAAGTCAACCCGAACATCGCTTACGCCATGCTTGACCGGGTGATGGGCGGGCGCGGTGTCGGCATGGATAAAGTGGAGCATTTGACTGAAATTGAAACACGCATCATGTCCAATTTGTTTGACAAGGCGTTTGTCCATTGGCGCGACGCTTGGGAATCGGTAGCGGAAGTCGACCCGCTCTTTGTCGATTTTGAAGTCAATCCGCAGTTTTTGCGCATGATTGCGCCGAACGACACCGTCGTCGTCATTTCGCTCAACACGCAAATCGGCGAAGCGCGCGGCATGATGAATGTGTGCATTCCGCATGTCGTCTTGGAGCCGATTATGCCGCGGCTGTCGGTGCATTACTGGATGCAGGCGCAAAAAAAGGAGCGTTCCCCCGAGGAAGCGAAACGGATCGAACAGCGCATCCGCGCGGCAAAATTGCCGATTATCGCTGAACTGGGAACGGCGGTCATCACGGTCAATGAATTTCTTCAACTCGAGGCCGGCGATGTCATTCAGCTCGAGCAGTCGATTCATGAGCCGCTCGTCGTCAAAGTCGGCCATATTCCAAAGTTTATCGGCCAGCCGGGGAAGCGGAACAAAAAGCTGGCGGTGCAAATTTTAGCGATGATCGAGGGGGACGAAGACGACCATGATGAATGA